Proteins encoded by one window of Pseudonocardia alni:
- the pth gene encoding aminoacyl-tRNA hydrolase: MSPVPGPALVVGLGNPGPDYEGTRHNVGTRVAALLATRAGAGRFSAHKRSNSDIAQGRLAGRPVTLAVPRTYMNLSGGPVAGLVQYFSIPPTEVIVVHDELDLDFGVVRLKRGGGEGGHNGLRSISKALGTKDYLRVRFGIGRPPGRQDPADYVLKRFSGVENKELDLGLDLAADAAEALLSEGLEPAQNRFHPLSG, encoded by the coding sequence GTGAGCCCCGTGCCGGGGCCGGCTCTCGTCGTCGGACTCGGGAACCCGGGTCCGGACTACGAGGGCACCCGGCACAACGTCGGTACCCGCGTCGCCGCACTGCTGGCGACGCGGGCCGGCGCCGGCCGGTTCTCCGCGCACAAGCGGTCGAACTCCGACATCGCGCAGGGCCGGCTCGCCGGTCGCCCGGTGACCCTGGCCGTCCCCCGGACGTACATGAACCTCTCGGGTGGCCCGGTCGCCGGGCTCGTGCAGTACTTCTCGATCCCGCCGACCGAGGTGATCGTCGTCCACGACGAGCTGGACCTCGACTTCGGCGTGGTCCGCCTCAAGCGCGGTGGTGGCGAGGGCGGGCACAACGGCCTGCGCTCGATCAGCAAGGCGCTCGGCACGAAGGACTACCTGCGCGTGCGGTTCGGCATCGGCCGGCCGCCGGGTCGCCAGGATCCGGCGGACTACGTGCTCAAGCGGTTCTCCGGCGTGGAGAACAAGGAGCTCGACCTCGGTCTGGACCTCGCCGCGGACGCCGCCGAGGCCCTGCTGTCCGAGGGCCTGGAGCCGGCGCAGAACCGGTTCCACCCGCTGTCGGGCTGA
- a CDS encoding MarR family winged helix-turn-helix transcriptional regulator, which yields MSEPAEHVRPSGDESLRLLCAVGRTLDQELDEALRGCGSDVDQWRVLGLLASRGGCTMSVVAEHALLLAPRATKLVDRMTAANLVHRRPDVVDRRRVLVVATERGRAALAEWDAAAAGVLDRYRDLLGSDAALFDDVLRRLQDATGRAGAPGLAGLATEG from the coding sequence ATGTCGGAGCCCGCGGAACACGTGCGGCCGTCCGGGGACGAGTCGCTGCGCCTGCTCTGCGCGGTGGGCCGGACCCTGGACCAGGAGCTCGACGAGGCCCTGCGCGGCTGCGGGTCCGACGTCGACCAGTGGCGGGTGCTCGGCCTGCTCGCCTCGCGCGGCGGCTGCACGATGAGCGTGGTCGCCGAGCACGCGCTGCTGCTGGCGCCGCGGGCGACCAAGCTCGTGGACCGGATGACCGCGGCGAACCTCGTGCACCGCAGGCCCGACGTCGTCGACCGGCGCCGGGTGCTCGTCGTCGCCACCGAGCGGGGCCGCGCGGCACTCGCGGAGTGGGACGCCGCGGCGGCCGGGGTGCTGGACCGCTACCGGGACCTGCTGGGTTCCGACGCGGCCCTGTTCGACGACGTGCTGCGGCGGCTGCAGGACGCCACCGGCCGGGCCGGGGCGCCGGGTCTGGCAGGGCTGGCCACCGAGGGCTGA
- the fmdA gene encoding formamidase: MPRNVFPLDSTRTFTDQQLTGHNRWHPDIPAQVHVKPGDTFRVDCREWFDGAIHNDDSADDILNAPLAGVHVLSGPIAVDGAQPGDLLIVDILDVGPIPQEDSGPLAGQGWGYTGVFATRNGGGFLTEQFPDAYKVIWDFQGGTATSRHVPGVSFTGIVHPGLMGTAPSPELLGRWNAREQALIDTDPERVPPLALPPNPDSAILGSLTGADFDRAAAEAARTAPPRENGGNQDIKNLTKGSRVFYPVFVDGANLSMGDLHFSQGDGEITFCGAIEMGGFIDLHVDVIKGGMATYGVSENAIFVPGNTDPQYSEWIAFSGTSVTLDGEQRYLDSHLSYQRACLHAIDYLTNFGYSPIQAYMILGAAPIEGRLSGVVDIPNSCSTVYLPTGIFDFDVKPGKNGPHRIDPGPGVPHSVA; the protein is encoded by the coding sequence ATGCCCAGGAACGTCTTCCCCCTCGACAGCACCAGGACCTTCACCGACCAGCAGCTGACCGGCCACAACCGGTGGCACCCCGACATCCCGGCGCAGGTCCACGTCAAGCCCGGGGACACGTTCCGGGTCGACTGCCGCGAGTGGTTCGACGGCGCCATCCACAACGACGACTCCGCCGACGACATCCTGAACGCGCCGCTGGCCGGGGTGCACGTGCTGTCCGGGCCGATCGCCGTCGACGGGGCGCAGCCGGGTGACCTGCTGATCGTCGACATCCTCGACGTCGGGCCGATCCCGCAGGAGGACTCCGGGCCGCTGGCCGGGCAGGGCTGGGGCTACACCGGCGTGTTCGCCACCCGCAACGGCGGCGGCTTCCTCACCGAGCAGTTCCCCGACGCCTACAAGGTCATCTGGGACTTCCAGGGCGGGACGGCCACCTCCCGGCACGTCCCGGGGGTGTCGTTCACCGGGATCGTCCACCCCGGGCTGATGGGGACGGCGCCGTCGCCCGAGCTGCTCGGCCGCTGGAACGCCCGCGAGCAAGCGCTGATCGACACCGATCCGGAGCGGGTGCCGCCGCTGGCCCTGCCGCCGAACCCGGACTCGGCGATCCTCGGCTCGCTGACCGGCGCCGACTTCGACCGGGCCGCCGCGGAGGCCGCGCGCACCGCACCGCCCCGGGAGAACGGGGGCAACCAGGACATCAAGAACCTCACCAAGGGCAGCCGGGTCTTCTACCCGGTGTTCGTCGACGGCGCGAACCTGTCGATGGGCGACCTGCACTTCTCCCAGGGCGACGGCGAGATCACCTTCTGCGGCGCGATCGAGATGGGCGGGTTCATCGACCTGCACGTCGACGTCATCAAGGGCGGCATGGCGACCTACGGCGTCTCCGAGAACGCGATCTTCGTACCGGGCAACACCGACCCGCAGTACAGCGAGTGGATCGCGTTCTCCGGCACCTCGGTCACCCTCGACGGCGAGCAGCGCTACCTCGACTCGCACCTGTCGTACCAGCGGGCCTGCCTGCACGCGATCGACTACCTGACGAACTTCGGCTACTCCCCGATCCAGGCCTACATGATCCTCGGGGCGGCGCCGATCGAGGGCAGGCTGTCCGGTGTGGTGGACATCCCGAACTCGTGCTCGACGGTCTACCTGCCGACCGGGATCTTCGACTTCGACGTCAAGCCCGGCAAGAACGGCCCCCACCGCATCGACCCGGGTCCCGGCGTGCCCCACTCTGTGGCCTGA
- a CDS encoding 50S ribosomal protein L25/general stress protein Ctc, producing the protein MAQTRIPAETRTEFGKGAARRTRRAGKIPAVLYGHGTDPVHLSLPSLQFAAVVREQGRNAVLELDVDGSSPQLALTKTVVVHPLRPYIEHVDLLVIKRGEKVEVELDVVVTGEAAPGSLVTQDLNTVLVEADVLNIPENIEISVEDAEIGTQYFAKDLKLPGGVELRTDEEYLVVQVVPAPTEEDLEAEVDAEGAGVVEEPSDEEQAAEAETEGDSAEGSADSEGDSESSDK; encoded by the coding sequence GTGGCCCAGACCCGCATCCCCGCCGAGACCCGGACCGAGTTCGGCAAGGGCGCCGCCCGTCGCACCCGTCGCGCCGGCAAGATCCCCGCCGTCCTCTACGGCCACGGGACCGACCCCGTCCACCTGTCGCTGCCGTCGCTGCAGTTCGCCGCGGTCGTCCGCGAGCAGGGCCGCAACGCCGTGCTGGAGCTCGACGTCGACGGCAGCAGCCCGCAGCTCGCGCTGACCAAGACCGTGGTCGTGCACCCGCTGCGCCCCTACATCGAGCACGTCGACCTGCTCGTCATCAAGCGTGGTGAGAAGGTCGAGGTCGAGCTCGACGTCGTCGTCACCGGCGAGGCCGCCCCCGGCTCGCTGGTCACCCAGGACCTCAACACCGTCCTGGTCGAGGCCGACGTGCTGAACATCCCGGAGAACATCGAGATCTCCGTGGAGGACGCCGAGATCGGCACCCAGTACTTCGCCAAGGACCTGAAGCTCCCCGGTGGCGTCGAGCTGCGCACCGACGAGGAGTACCTCGTCGTGCAGGTCGTCCCGGCCCCGACCGAGGAGGACCTCGAGGCCGAGGTCGACGCCGAGGGCGCCGGTGTGGTCGAGGAGCCGTCCGACGAGGAGCAGGCCGCCGAGGCCGAGACCGAGGGCGACTCCGCCGAGGGTTCCGCGGACTCCGAGGGCGACTCCGAGTCCTCCGACAAGTGA
- a CDS encoding FmdB family zinc ribbon protein, which yields MALYVYRCGADGPVEERHPIGSAPATARCPTCGEQSPRVITAPMLGLADRGRMALIDRTTATAHEPQVVSAPPPRPLRPGGPPLHPATRGLPRP from the coding sequence GTGGCGCTCTACGTCTACCGGTGCGGGGCCGACGGCCCCGTCGAGGAACGGCACCCGATCGGCAGCGCCCCCGCGACGGCGCGCTGCCCCACCTGTGGGGAGCAGTCCCCGCGCGTCATCACCGCACCGATGCTCGGCCTCGCCGACCGCGGCCGGATGGCCCTGATCGACCGCACCACGGCCACCGCCCACGAACCGCAGGTCGTCTCCGCCCCACCGCCGCGCCCGCTGCGCCCCGGCGGGCCGCCGCTGCACCCCGCCACCCGCGGTCTGCCGCGGCCCTGA
- a CDS encoding substrate-binding domain-containing protein, which yields MTPFPDPGRATAVPARGSEVLNVALVVPLQGPAGIFGPSCETCATLAAEEVNAAGGVLGRELNLVPVDGGAPPAVVAAELDALVSAGAVDAVTGWHISAVREAVAPRIRGRVPYAYTALYEGGEQRPGLFLTGETPDLQLGPSLSWFAEAAGVRRWTIVGDDYVWPRRSAQVATEHLRRIGGTVCDEMYVPLGTEDFSRVLLRVEASGCDAVLMLLIGNDAVEFNRAFCVLGLDREILRFSSLIEENVLLASGPENTRGLLTSAGYFEDLATASGLDFAAAHAHRFGPDAPVLNSLGESCYEGVRLLTELMRRAGSPEVPAMTAVAEGLAYESPRGTVEVHGRHLRQQVFLAVADGVAWDVVQQL from the coding sequence ATGACTCCGTTCCCGGACCCCGGGCGCGCGACGGCGGTGCCGGCGCGCGGGAGCGAGGTGCTCAACGTGGCGCTGGTCGTCCCGCTACAGGGTCCGGCGGGCATCTTCGGCCCGTCCTGCGAGACCTGCGCGACGCTGGCCGCCGAGGAGGTCAACGCCGCGGGCGGGGTGCTCGGCCGGGAGCTGAACCTGGTGCCGGTCGACGGCGGCGCGCCACCCGCCGTCGTCGCCGCGGAGCTCGACGCGCTGGTCAGTGCCGGCGCCGTGGACGCGGTCACCGGCTGGCACATCTCGGCGGTCCGCGAGGCCGTCGCGCCCCGGATCCGCGGGCGGGTGCCCTACGCCTACACCGCCCTGTACGAGGGCGGCGAGCAGCGACCGGGGCTGTTCCTGACCGGGGAGACCCCGGACCTGCAGCTGGGCCCGTCGCTGAGCTGGTTCGCCGAGGCCGCCGGGGTGCGCCGCTGGACGATCGTCGGCGACGACTACGTGTGGCCGCGCCGGTCCGCGCAGGTCGCGACCGAGCACCTGCGCCGGATCGGCGGGACGGTCTGCGACGAGATGTACGTCCCGCTGGGCACCGAGGACTTCTCGCGCGTGCTGCTCCGGGTCGAGGCCAGCGGCTGCGACGCCGTCCTGATGCTGCTGATCGGCAACGACGCCGTCGAGTTCAACCGGGCGTTCTGCGTCCTCGGGCTGGACCGGGAGATCCTGCGGTTCAGCTCGCTGATCGAGGAGAACGTGCTGCTCGCCTCGGGCCCGGAGAACACCCGCGGCCTGCTCACCTCGGCCGGCTACTTCGAGGACCTGGCGACGGCGTCCGGGCTGGACTTCGCGGCCGCGCACGCCCACCGCTTCGGCCCGGACGCGCCGGTGCTCAACAGCCTCGGCGAGTCCTGCTACGAGGGCGTCCGGCTGCTGACCGAGCTCATGCGCCGGGCCGGGTCGCCGGAGGTCCCGGCGATGACCGCGGTCGCCGAGGGGCTGGCCTACGAGAGCCCGCGCGGAACCGTCGAGGTGCACGGGCGGCACCTGCGCCAGCAGGTGTTCCTCGCCGTCGCCGACGGGGTGGCCTGGGACGTCGTCCAGCAACTCTGA